From the genome of Deinococcus roseus, one region includes:
- a CDS encoding molybdopterin molybdotransferase MoeA, whose protein sequence is MQRLHRQQIDLEEAIHLLKDTLPLPGTEILPLTQAAGRVLSHALAATVDHPSVDDSAMDGIACRLQDSQNTPVILKLVGESRAGEGFSGIVSPGECVRIYTGAPVPEGADAICKVEDLQIEGDQVTLLHPARSQDIRHRGSDFQTGQLGLQKGDVLSAARLALAASMGHREVQVYRKLRVGILSTGDEVIEVGEPLSPGQVYDSNKYGLYAQLLELGLEPVLLPHATDHIEKVKENLKNADLDVLLTSGGVSMGNYDIVRDLLFSEGEVKFWKVNLRPGGPALCGLWQSLPVLGLPGNPVSALVVFEVLFKPAVFALLERTDPPHRRVKARAGKAFKAVPRKTAYWRARLSFEGAELVVQDLNAPLSNMLRGLAWANALVVVQPGAGIEAGDLAEVIWL, encoded by the coding sequence ATGCAACGCTTGCATCGCCAGCAGATTGACCTTGAAGAAGCCATTCACCTTTTGAAAGACACCCTGCCCCTTCCGGGCACCGAAATCCTTCCGCTCACACAGGCTGCAGGGCGTGTGCTCAGCCATGCTCTGGCTGCAACAGTGGACCACCCGAGTGTGGATGACAGTGCCATGGACGGCATTGCCTGCAGGTTGCAGGACAGCCAGAACACCCCCGTCATCCTCAAACTGGTTGGAGAATCCAGGGCTGGAGAGGGTTTTTCTGGGATTGTGAGTCCAGGAGAGTGTGTGCGGATTTACACAGGCGCTCCGGTTCCAGAAGGCGCAGATGCCATTTGCAAGGTGGAAGACCTGCAGATTGAGGGGGATCAGGTGACTTTGCTGCATCCGGCCCGCAGCCAGGACATCCGGCACCGGGGGTCTGATTTTCAGACTGGGCAACTGGGGCTGCAAAAAGGAGATGTGCTCTCTGCGGCCAGACTCGCACTGGCCGCCAGCATGGGGCACCGTGAGGTGCAGGTTTACAGAAAACTCCGGGTGGGCATCCTCTCCACGGGGGATGAGGTCATCGAGGTGGGTGAGCCTTTAAGCCCTGGTCAGGTGTACGACTCCAACAAGTACGGCCTTTATGCGCAGTTGCTGGAACTGGGTCTGGAGCCTGTCTTGCTGCCCCATGCCACCGACCACATCGAGAAGGTCAAAGAGAACCTCAAAAATGCTGATCTGGATGTGCTCCTGACTTCAGGCGGGGTCAGCATGGGCAATTACGACATCGTGCGCGACCTGCTGTTTTCTGAAGGAGAAGTCAAGTTCTGGAAGGTGAACCTGCGCCCCGGTGGCCCTGCACTCTGTGGCCTCTGGCAGAGCCTTCCCGTGCTGGGTTTGCCTGGCAATCCAGTGTCTGCCCTGGTGGTCTTTGAGGTGCTGTTCAAGCCAGCGGTTTTTGCTTTGCTGGAACGCACAGATCCTCCACACCGCAGAGTCAAAGCCAGGGCAGGCAAAGCATTCAAAGCCGTTCCCAGAAAGACTGCTTACTGGCGGGCCCGCCTGTCTTTTGAAGGAGCGGAACTGGTGGTGCAGGACCTCAATGCCCCCCTCTCCAACATGCTGAGGGGACTGGCCTGGGCCAACGCCCTGGTGGTGGTTCAGCCTGGAGCAGGGATTGAAGCTGGGGATCTTGCAGAGGTGATCTGGCTCTAA
- a CDS encoding phytoene desaturase family protein yields MKCVVIGAGFSGLAAAARLLLEGHQVTVLEQKTQVGGKAEGWQGIPTGPTVITMPEVMRELFNRLHAVPPTFKEMNPTSTYHFADGRIFKPYRNMERTFQELNYSEADSYRDLLMVARDMYNGARNTFLYGPPPTPPALMQYALKHGLKARPGLTLEQLLEPTSKYLKTFFLRFATYAGANPYKAPAILHNIAWVELGLGVWHVQGGFAAVAQSLEKTLKQRGVEFVYGTKVLGLETTGSRITRVQTDKGDFQPDWVVSSMDRNFTLKSLGKDIPQEELTISGFTLQAHLFEDRGLGHQILFPQNYRQEWADIEAERLPRDPTIYVHTDGKKAFIMVNSPPLETPNKEAYAEQILKILQQRYPLSIREYNVMAPQDYARTAYSGALYGRAPHGLKGALRYGWTIEGIKNLRQVGGTVHPGGGVPLSILSGYSGALPEFRSLVKKTRDEG; encoded by the coding sequence ATGAAATGCGTGGTGATCGGAGCAGGATTTTCGGGGCTTGCAGCAGCAGCCCGGCTCCTCCTCGAAGGACATCAAGTCACAGTTCTGGAGCAAAAAACCCAGGTGGGAGGCAAAGCCGAAGGCTGGCAGGGCATCCCCACCGGACCCACCGTGATCACCATGCCCGAGGTGATGCGTGAGCTTTTCAACCGCCTGCACGCCGTTCCCCCCACCTTCAAGGAAATGAACCCCACCAGCACCTACCATTTTGCAGATGGCCGCATCTTCAAGCCTTACCGCAACATGGAACGCACCTTCCAGGAACTCAATTACAGCGAGGCCGATTCCTACCGGGATCTGTTGATGGTGGCCAGAGACATGTACAACGGGGCCAGAAACACCTTTCTGTACGGCCCGCCTCCCACCCCTCCGGCCCTGATGCAGTATGCCCTCAAGCATGGCCTGAAAGCCCGTCCAGGCCTGACGCTGGAACAGTTGCTGGAACCCACCAGCAAGTACCTCAAAACCTTCTTCCTGAGGTTTGCCACCTACGCCGGAGCAAACCCCTACAAGGCACCTGCCATCCTGCACAACATTGCCTGGGTGGAACTGGGGCTGGGGGTGTGGCACGTGCAGGGCGGATTTGCAGCTGTGGCCCAGAGCCTTGAGAAAACCCTGAAGCAGCGTGGCGTGGAGTTCGTGTACGGTACAAAAGTGCTGGGTCTGGAAACCACGGGGAGCCGCATCACCCGGGTGCAGACCGACAAAGGGGATTTTCAGCCCGACTGGGTGGTCAGCAGCATGGACCGCAATTTCACCCTGAAAAGCCTGGGCAAAGACATTCCGCAGGAAGAACTCACCATCAGCGGTTTCACCCTGCAGGCCCACCTTTTTGAAGACAGAGGGCTGGGACACCAGATCCTCTTTCCCCAGAACTACCGCCAGGAATGGGCAGACATTGAAGCCGAACGGCTTCCCAGAGACCCCACCATTTACGTGCACACAGACGGCAAAAAGGCCTTCATCATGGTGAACAGCCCACCCCTGGAAACCCCCAACAAGGAAGCCTACGCAGAGCAGATCCTGAAAATCCTGCAACAGCGGTATCCCCTCAGCATCCGGGAGTACAACGTCATGGCCCCCCAGGATTACGCCAGAACCGCTTACTCGGGGGCATTGTATGGCCGTGCTCCCCACGGTCTGAAAGGGGCCCTCAGGTACGGCTGGACCATCGAGGGTATCAAAAACCTGCGTCAGGTGGGAGGCACGGTGCATCCGGGTGGAGGGGTGCCCCTCAGCATCCTGTCCGGTTACTCAGGAGCACTGCCCGAATTCCGTTCCCTGGTGAAAAAAACGCGAGATGAGGGATGA
- a CDS encoding Dps family protein, producing MPARKFKSYPAPEALSTPTDLKPEEVQAVTEAVNPLIADALALYIKTKNFHWHLSGSHFRDYHLLFDEQAEQILDSVDILAERIRKIGGTTLRSISHIAALQTLEDDNDDFVSPPEMIRRLLADNQQMARAKRKAIDVCDENRDSPTGNILQELLDLTERRIWFLFEIAQGEGNAR from the coding sequence ATGCCAGCCAGAAAATTCAAATCTTATCCTGCCCCCGAAGCCCTCTCCACCCCCACCGACCTGAAGCCCGAAGAGGTGCAGGCCGTCACCGAGGCGGTCAATCCCCTGATTGCCGATGCCCTGGCCCTGTACATCAAGACCAAGAATTTTCACTGGCACCTCAGCGGGTCCCACTTCCGGGATTACCATTTGCTCTTTGATGAGCAGGCCGAGCAGATTCTGGATTCTGTAGACATCCTGGCAGAGCGCATCCGCAAAATTGGTGGGACCACCCTGAGGTCCATTTCTCACATTGCAGCTTTGCAGACCCTTGAGGATGACAACGATGATTTTGTCTCTCCGCCAGAAATGATCCGTCGTTTGCTGGCAGACAACCAGCAGATGGCCCGTGCCAAACGCAAGGCCATTGACGTGTGCGATGAGAACCGGGATTCTCCCACTGGGAACATCCTTCAGGAGTTGCTGGACCTGACCGAGAGGCGCATCTGGTTTCTGTTTGAAATTGCCCAGGGCGAAGGCAACGCCCGCTGA